The genomic stretch tattatatataaatggtaaataagtgaaattacgtaataaagttcaatattatttgtatttgtcatatttACATTTTATTATGGtgtattatattttttttaaattaatatttttctatttcatcaccaaattttaggtttcttcatcactaagaaacaaagttaaaaactataaatgaattattcatattatatataaatgggtaacaattgaacttacaaaatcaagttcaatattatttgtattcgccatattcatattgtattatgatatattatatttaaaaaattctataattttcttctccatcaccaaattttaggtttatttatcactaagtaacaaagttaaagaACTATAtattaatgattcatattatatatgattggttaataagtgaaattacgtaatattgctctactttatttttatttgtcatattcacattgtattatggtatattatatgtaaaaaaaaattaatatttttcttctccattaccaagttttaggtttcttcatcactaaggAACAAAGTTTAAgaaaactataaatgaatgattcatattctatgtaaatgggtaacaattgagattacaaaatcaagctcaatattatttgtattcgccatattcacattgtattatggtatattatatttaaaaaattctataattttcttctccatcaccaaattttaggtttattcatcactaagtaacaaagttagaggacaataaattaattaattatattatatataaatggtactaagtgaaattacgtaataaagctcaatactatttgtatttgtcatattcactttgtattttggtatattatatgtaaaaaaaaaatatttttctactATATCACCAAATTTTAGATTTCTTCATCACAAAGAAACAAAGTTAgaaaactataaatgaatgattcatattttatataaatgggtaacaattgaaattacaaaatcaaactcaatagtatttgtattcgccatattcacattttattatggtatattatatttaaaaaattctttaattttcttcttcttcaccaaattttaggtttctttatcactaagtaacaaagttaaaggactatatAAATTGATGATTCATAATATATATAAATGCTTAATAAGTGAAATTATGTAATAAAGCATAAcattatttgtatttgtcatattcacattgtaatattgtctattatatgtaaaaaaaattaatatttttcttctccgtctccaaattttaggtttcttcatcactaagcaacaacgttaaaaaactataaattaatgattcgtattataaataaatgaatgattcatattctatgtaaatgggtaacaattgagattacaaaatcaagctcaatattatttgtattcgccatattcacattgtattatggtatattatatttaaaaaattctataattttcttctccatcaccaaattttaggtttattcatcactaagtaacaaagttagaggacaataaattaattaattatattatatataaatggtactaagtgaaattacgtaataaagctcaatactatttgtatttgtcatattcactttgtattttggtatattatatgtaaaaaaaaaaaaatatttttctactATATCACCAAATTTTAGATTTCTTCATCACAAAGAAACAAAGTTAgaaaactataaatgaatgattcatattttatataaatgggtaacaattgaaattacaaaatcaaactcaatagtatttgtattcgccatattcacattttattatggtatattatatttaaaaaattctttaattttcttcttcttcaccaaattttaggtttctttatcactaagtaacaaagttaaaggactatatAAATTGATGATTCATAATATATATAAATGCTTAATAAGTGAAATTATGTAATAAAGCATAAcattatttgtatttgtcatattcacattgtaatattgtctattatatgtaaaaaaaattaatatttttcttctccgtctccaaattttaggtttcttcatcactaagcaacaacGTTAAAAAACTATAATTTAATGATTCGTATTATAAATAAATTGTAAATAAGTGAtattacaaaatcaagctcaattttatttgtattctccatattcacattgtgtaatatctcatattcccttaaatgttcaattagttgtcagttaagaccaattgagttcctatgtactctatctatTATAAATTGTAACAATTAGAGCTCATATGTGCTTTAAGTGTTATCAGGTGGGACACTCTATCTATTATAAATTGTAACAATTAGAGCTCATATGTGCTTTAAGTGTTATCAGGTGGGACATTtttgataacattaataattAGTCAATTGTGTGAGGTTGGTTGGGTTGTTGGAATGAATTAAAGATGGTTCCTTCGGTACAATATTGGATGAACTTTCTGTTTTCGAAGAAGTTGGAATTCTTCAAAATTGGCCTTGGAATCAATAGATTGATTCCTTTGTATTTTGTGAGTACGAAGTTCCAAAATATGTCACCAATAGGGGTGGAACCCGGGACCTCCTTGGTATggtacaagccttaccactaggtcaatgattttgttgttgaatatttatgcaatgaataaatgttaatctaaatcttgattaagatagattaatgaattaattcagtgttataactccgttttggacactgacggatgcgttagaaagataacgtaaaaGACTATCATTATTATACCATGTTATAGTGTATTATGTGTCTTACAAATTCTATGAATTATATtataacatgattaaaaaccttacaaagatgagtgagcaaacctaggagaataacttgattaataacttagaaagataatctaggttataGAAATGAGTATACGGTGATGCTTGGACGCAACGGTACCTACGTGTGTGTCGTGGACAAGTATTCACTTGGTAAGTGAATCAATATGCTatgtatggaacatgtgtgatataTGTATAAGAATACAGTATCCATTCGTAagacgcttatgtggaggtcgtggacaAATTATTGCCATGATTAAGAATGAGatgcattgtatggaacatgccatgttattatttgtgtattatggtgaatgaagtcacctgtgactgatggattttgttatggttcgtggaaccgatgattgtggaaccgatcatgtattcagaatgtgtgtgttttgtggtggtacacatctctattggtatgcttatatgagtaagcattgggatgtgggagcaatgattcgagcctcaattgggtttgagccccaaccatggcggacatgggggaaaggtggacacctagGTGGGTTggagtcccatacggtgaaagataccctaggtgggttagagtcccatacgggtgacaggcgcttgaactggggattaagcctcatcACTAAGCCACAAAGTTAAAAAAAACTATtaatgaatgattcatattatatataaatggataacaattgaaattacaaaatcaaactcaatatcatttatattcgtcatattcacattgtattatggtatattatatttaaaaaattctataattctcttctccatcaccaaattttaggtttattcatcactaagtaacaaagttaaaggactataaataaataaattatattatatataaatggttaataagtgaaattacgtaataaagctcaatattatttttattggtcatattcacattgtattatggtatattatatgtataaaaaaattaatatttttcttttccatcactaaattttaggtttcttcatcactaagcaacaaagttataaaactataaataaattattcatattatatataaatgggtaacaattgaaattaaaaaatcaagctcaatattatttgtattcacCATAATCACATCGTcttatggtatattatatttaaaaaattctataattttcttctccatcaccaatATTTATGTTTattcatcactaagtaacaaagttaaagaactataaattaattaattatattatatataaatgattaataagtgaaattacgtaataaagctcaatattatttgtatttgtcatattcacattgtattatggtatattatatgtaaaaaaaaaatatttttctactTCATCACCAAATTTTTGGTTTCTTCATCAttaagaaacaaagttaaaaaactttaaatgaatgattcatattatatataaatgggtaacaattgaaattacaaaatcaatCTCAATATTATTTGTTGTATTCGCCATATCCACATTCaattatggtatattatatttaaaaaaatctataattttcttctccatcaccaaattttaggtttatCCATCACTAATTAACAAAGTTAAAGGATTATAAgttaatgattcatattatatatataaatggttaataagtgaaattacgtaataaagctctATATTATTTGTACTTGTCATATgcacattgtattatggtatattatatgtaaataaataaaaaaaactcTTCTCCATCAATAaactttatgtttcttcatcactaagcaacaaagttaaaaaactataaattaatgattcgtattatatataaatgagtaacaattgaaattacaaaattaaggtcttttgtattcgtcatattcacattgtattatgaTATATTATGTTTAAAAAATTCTACaattttcttcttcatcaccaaattttaggtttattCATCACTAAGTAATAATGTTAAAGGactataaataaataaattatattatatataaaaggTTAGTtagtgaaattacgtaataaaactcaatattatttgtattgGTCGTATTaacattgtattatggtatagtatatgtaaaaaaaaatatttttctttgTCATCATgaaattttaggtttcttcttCACTATGCAACAAAGTTATAACACTATAAATaaatgattcatattatatataaatgggtaacaattgaaattacaaaattaagttcaatattatttgtattcgccatagTCGATTTGTCTTATGATATATTTGatgtaaaaaattctataattttcttctccatcaccaacttttaggtttcttcatcactaagtaacaaagttaaaggactataaattaataattcatattatatataaatggttaacaagTAAAATTACGTAAGAaagcttaatattatttgtatttgtcatattcacaatgtattatggtatgttatatgtaaaaaaaaattaataattttcttctccatcaccaaatttttgGTGTTTTCATCACTAAGTAAAAAGtttaaaaaaaactataaatgaatgattcatattatataaatgggtaacaagttAAATTACATGATCAAGATCCATATTATTTGTATTCCGCATATTCCCATTCTTTTATGTTATCTTATATGTAcaaaaaattatatttttcttctctatcaccaaattttaggtttcttcatcactaagcaaaaaaaaatgaatgattcatattttatatatatatatgggtaataattgaaattacaaaatcaagctcaatattatttgtattcataatattcacattgtattatgatatattatatgtaaataatTCTATAACTTTCGTCTTCATCATTAAATTTTAGTTTTCTTCATCAACAAAGTTAAAGGACTGTTTTGTTCCATTATGAGACCTTAAGCCTTGTTTTTAGGAAGATCACTCGGGTATATCTAGAGAAATTATCTACCAGGTAAGGAAATATTTGTGGCTAGTGTAGAGATGGTGGAAAAAGGGCCCCACAAGTCAGCATGTAAGATCTCAAAAACACCATTAGAACAGATAATAATACTATTGGGAAAAGGGAGTTTTCTTTGTTTAGAAAAGTGACAAGAATCAGAAGGAGAATATGTGTTTTTACATGAAATAAAAGGGAAACTTTAGCAATAGCTTGTAAAGCTATGTGAGATAAATGTCCTAATCTCAGATGTCAAATATTACAAGCATTATTAGAAAGAGAATTACAAGTATAGTGGGGTCCAGTTGCATTGAGAACGTATAATCCATTTTGCAATTCATTTATACCAATCGTTTCCTTTGAAGGATTCAACATGATGGAACAGGAATCGACAATGAATTGTACAGAACAATCATTGTTTTAGGCTAATTTGGCTATAGAAATCAGATTGAGATTAAAGAATGGCATGTAAAGGACATTATGAAGAATTAATGAGGGTGTAATGGTAACAGTTCCAGATATAGATGCAGAAAGTTGAGATTCATCAGGAAAAGTTACAGAGATAGGAACTATAGATTTACAATCAGTAAAGGTTGAAAGGTTAAAGGAAATGTGATATGTGGCACATGTGTCTAAGATCCAGAGACAGGGAGACTTATCATTGAAGTTAGAAGAAAGAGAGTTCATGACGAGAGGAGAGGTGTTGAAATCGAATTGGCTGTGGGGGGAAGCTTGGATTGTTGGACCAGTGCAAGAATGTTGTTGTATTTCTCTTGCGTGAAACCATAAGAAGATGTAGTGGATCCTAGTGCATAAACTTTTGAGGCACTATTGATAGTAGCATCATTATGAGAACCTGAACCATTGCATTTGCTCTTGTTCTTGAAACCTGGTGGAAATCCATGTTTGATGAAACAAGTATCAATGGTATTGTTGGTTCTTCCGCAATGAGTGGAAACTCTGTTTTGACCTCTAGGACCATTAGCTCCCTGATATTTTCCTCTGTACGAATTAGGTTTGCCATGTTGAGCATCATGAGAAGCTTGAGCATTCAAAGCTATGCTTTCTTCATTGTTTCCAATACTAGGTATGATGGTAGAAACAACGTTATTCACCTCTCTTTCTTGCTGAATAACTAAAGAGAAAGCTTTATCAATGTCAAGCAACAAATTCCTCATCGTAATCTGGGACTTGGAGTGTGTGAATTTCTCATTTAAACCCTTAAGAAAGCGTATCACATAATCTTGTTCTCTATAACGACGAACAGAGGCGATAACACTACAAGAACGAGGGATTGCACACGAACAAGATGGAATTGGACGATGATTTTCCAATTCATCCCACAGAACTTTCAAATGAGTAAAGTATTTTGATACATCAAGAGTACCTTGATGAAATTTGTACAAATCTTCTTGAATGTCAGATACGCGGAAGTCGAACGTTGAATTCAAGCAAGAACCATTGTGTTGCACCGAATCCATGACGCATAGAGGAGACCAGACACAACCGGTTTGAGAAGAGTGTCGTCGATGAACTTATCCTTGTTCTTGGAGATTAACACGATTTGCGTCGATCGAGCCCATGTATGATAGTTTTTGTCATAAAGCGGTGAAGAAACAAGAAGAGTGTTGGATTTTCGTTCGGATGAATAAAGGGATAGCATAATTGGTAGCGAAATCAGCATAGCTCTGAGCTGCCATTGAAGCAGGGAGAAAGATACATAAAGAAAATGGTGAAGAACAATTGCTACTAAAGCTTGTTAAGCTCAGATACCATGTCAATGATGGAAGAACTCATCATGAAGAATATGAAAAACAACTACATTcaaaaagagagaaagagagcGCGAAAAAGtaaattgaaaaatgattactGTTTCATTGAATTGATGAAGATAGATACATGAATTCTAGTTATATATTAACTATAACTATGCAGTAAAGTGAAAAATTATATATGTACACTAGGCTATTAAGTAAACTATTATATTTAATATGTGTCCTGCAGATTTTATGTTATTTCTTTTGGAGAAAACTTACAAATATTAACCTACAAATATACTTTTTGATTCTGCCTTTTTCCATTGATAATATAATAGGACTCAAGTGGGGCTTCCCAAATTCATATTGACATGGTAGATAGAGAGTGCGTGAGGGTATTTGGGTATATATATGGGTAAAGGAGAGATGAATCACTGTGAGAATTATATTTTCTCTTGTTTTCTCATCATTGATCAAAATTCTCTTTTATTCCATATTTTAAAATTCGAGTTTGCATCTTAATATAACATGTAGATTATTTACGTGTTTTCTTATATGCATTTgagttttttattattattctttaTACCATATTTAGAGGTCAgtgttttttattattattctatATACCATATTTAGAGGTCAGTTTTGTCAAATTCTCACATTGGGGTGCTTAAAAGTGTTCCTCAATGGTTTGTTTTCTGGTTTGTAATATTGGTTTTAGTCGTATATTGGCTTTAGTCGTATAGTGTTTAATAGTGTATTTGTTTCGTGTATTGATCTACAAGTGTGTTCTTCAAAAGAGTAGCATGAACATATAACTAAGTAGCAAGGACCTTCACATTTTACATTTTTTGGCCTTTTCTTTTCCATGCATATAACTAAGTAATACATATATTATACTGACTAGCATGAACATTGAGATTTCAAAAGAGTATTTATGTTCTTAGTGGTGATGTGATACATCTATAAATAAAGATTTTATGATTGATTTCAGGTCATAATTCATTCCATGTCTTCTCTTTTACGAATGGAAATGTGATTGAAATTCGAGTATCAGTGCAAATTAGTGCTCATGAAGGTTGCATCATTTATTCCAAGTTCTGTGTATGTATGAGGAACATTGAGAAACttacatggaaacaaaggtgaaAGTGTTAAAGCATTTTAAAAAAACTAGAAAAGTTGCAGTTGCAGCTTTAAATCAAAGAAATTTCATCCCTAAGTACCAAAAATTTCCCAACATCAGTAGATTCCTAAAATCCCATAAGTTTTATTTTTTGCCCAACAAAGAGTACTAGCAAAGAAGACATCCATAACGCGAGAAGAGTTTCCTCTGATTGACACTAATTTGAGAGCAACGTCGAAAGTTTATCTTTCTCAATGATGGCCTTGAAAATACCATCTCGTCGACAATATTAGGAAGCAATTTAGAACAATACGCCAAATTGATCTTTCTGAGCTGCGTGCAGTGCTTTACCACATGCATAATTCCCTCTTTTGTAACATCTCTACAATTCCTTATTATCAGTTGCAAAAGTCCAGAACAATTCTTTGAGATCATATAAAGTgttttatcgtcaactcttgtACATGACAAGCTCAACACCTTCAATTTAGGAACTTCAAAGTTCATTTCATGGAGCTTTACTTGTGAGCAATCTAAGTTCAAATCTTTAATCTTACAACATCTCCTTAAAACTTGACAAATACCTTCTCCAGATATTTTATAGCAACCCATCAAACCAAGTACCTCTAAATTGGGGAAAATGGAAGCAAACATTTTGATGCTTTCATCTCTCTCGTAATTACAGACCAAATGGAGAGACTTTAATGGAGGGCTTACAACAGAATCTTTGAAAGAATTAAAATTTACTATATCCACTCTCCCAATATTTGTGTATTCCATTTGGATCTCACCGAGTAAAGGACTGTTCCTAACAAGTGAAAACAAGGCCGATTCTGTGAGCGTCATACAACTGCTAAGGTTTATAGAGACTAAATGACCAAAAAAACAAAGACAAGTTCATAACATGTTGATCATTCAAAAAATCAGCACTTTGAAGATCCAAATGTTGTATAGATTGACACTTGGATAACAAACAAAAGATTCCAGCATAACTATATCCTTGACAGGATTGGAGGACAAGCTTTTTCAAAGGAAGACCTCTGGTTGCAATAGAGGAAAACAATTCATCCGTGATGCATGTAAATGACAAATCAAGACAAGTTAAGTCCTTCAAACTCACGAGAGAGTCAATAAAATGTGAGCTAATGTAATCATTGTTTGACATACAATTAATTGATAGAGACTTCAAAGTTGGTCTCTCACGGATGGCAGAAGCAATGCCGTGATGAGTTAATAGTGAGCAGTTCCACATCGCAACATCTTCAAGAAACTCAGAATTCTTACATATTTGTAAAAGCCATGCGTCGGTCATATATGTATGGATACGACCATAGAAATTAACTTTGCGCAGCTTAGGAAACACCATTGAAATATTACCTAAGTCAAGTTCGTGAAGGGAAGGAAAGCACTGAGAGATAAGAAGCAAGTCAGCAGTAGAGAGAGAAGCAATGTTGCAACAAATGAGAGAGGTTAGAGTTGTAATATTTCGTGAGAAAGCTCTCAAGCCGCGTGCCGGAATGTTGGGTTGGTTGGAGAGATTAGGCGAAGTGAGTTTCAATGGGAAACGAGAGATTTGAACGAGAAGGTTGTTGATGAGACCATAGTAACAGGAGAGGTCGAGGGAGATGAGATTGATGAACCTTGGAAAAAGGCGAGAGAGTAAACGGCAGGTTGGATTCCATACAGTGAGAGAGAGGCGTAGACGGTTGGTAATGGAGAGAAATTGCTTGTTAACTATGGAAAGAGATTTGAAATAGGAACGGTTGTCGTCATCGTCGTCATTGAAGATGAATTTGAAAACATATTCCCAGCAATAATCATCTAAATATAAATCTTCTGAAACTCTTTGGAGAGAATTTTTCTTACGTTTCATGTTGCAGTGAACGATTACTGCCGCCAAGGAAAATACAGGTCTGAGGGTTTAGGTTTATGTGTTAGTACGTAGGTTAGATTTGAGGATTAAATAGAAAAAAAAGCTGGataacttttttttttaattaataaaaagcTGGATAATTTCAATAGTTTTTTTTACATGGATGACTTTAATAGTTTATATTACTAGTcgattttgaaataaaataattGTTTGTTCGGTTCGATTTAGAATAATTAATTACAAAAATTTGATCAGATCAATTCTAACTTCATACGATTTTATATGGACTGGTTATCTAAAAATTCTAACTTCATACgattatatttttttattaatattataaaagtattaataaaaataaatttgatataatataaattatattaaaagttaatattgaaataaataaaatagtaaaaataaatATTAGTAGATTAAATCAAACTAATAGataatatttgaaaaaataagTCTCATTTAATAATAAATTAACACAACATAtcatattaataaaaaataaataaatataaaaatatatacaTGTAGTTCGGTTCAGTTTGAATCGATTTTGGAATTTTAAAAAGTCGTTTGAAAATCCAATTCAAACTGAACGAATTTTAAAAAATAACATCCAAACACATCTAATATTTTTCAACTTTTTTTACAGTTTTCGATTTTTTGAATCAATTTACAATTTTTGTTAGTTTTACACACCACATTGTTTTTTAAGTTTCAATTATTTTGAATCaattatttatataaaaaattattgtaagggtttttaaaaaaattatccaATAACCTTTAACCCATTAAATCGGTAATGGTAATATGTCTTTAATTCATTAATCGAATCATTGAGTTATTGGAAATCTAAACCAAAATAACCcacatttaaaaaaaattcccaaaataatCCAATTTAAGATAATTTTCCAAAATATCTCACTTTGAAGAATTGATGTCAAATGAATTGGCGTCAgctctctaagttaaagaggtggcgccaattggattgacttaTGCATCTAGTGTTGCCAACCAAATTGATGCTTATGTGTTATTTTTAAATGCAGtcgtcaattggattgacaccaGTGTGTATCGTGTACTTTTTTTGGGTTAATAATTGACATGTTATATAAAAGTCAAAATCGGAAATAgtaatattaatattaaatttCATTTACATACGAAGACCAAAAATACTATTGTCGTTGACCTGGATGATCAAACCGACCTTCGGTTCCACATTCCCTAGCTACCCTAGCACGTGACCCTAACCCACCTTGTTGATTCACTCCGAATGTTTGAGGAATAACACCACCACATGCAACAGATTCTCTAAAAAATTAAGACAATTCCACATAGTCCTGTGTATGCAATGAAGGGCTACCGCCATAGTTGAGTTCATGATCCATGGCAGAATAGTTGGGGTGTGCTTGAGTAATTGGGGTGTGACCGAGTCGATTGAAGGGTGACATTTGTATGAATGATTCGTTGGGGAAAAATTGATGTTGGATGTCTTGATAATGATCTTCTTGTTGGCGGTGATATGGGatatgctcttggtattgtggttggggGTTTGACATGTTAAAGTCGTATGTATGTCTGTTTGTGGGGCGATAATCTTGTTGGGTAGAGAATTGTGAGTAACCGGTCTGGTAATTTTGTGGGGGGTTAGATGTTGAAGCTTATTGGGTGTAAGTGACTTGGTGTGGGTTGTACAGGTACATATCCCCAGGGAGAAATTCAAAATCCAATcgatatgtaccaagccatataattacgagttGGTTTTTTTTCGGTTGGCATCACAtcgtcagttaagacatggtcattTTGGTGTTTCCATTTTTAACTTGCACCCACCCACGCAGTGCATCATGTCTCTCAATACTTTTCATTTTTTCGCCTTCAGGTATGTCTTCGTCTAACCGACGAATCAACTCCCTCTATAATTTTTCTAGCAGAGCATCTCCATCGGAGAATTctctctcgaataaatcactttcCCTTAGCGGTGACGAAGATGAATCATGTTTTCAATAGTACAAGATAATAAGaaagagatgtggaaaaatgaatcCCACTACACCTCTATTATACTAAAAGTTACACAATACACACTGatgtcaatccaattggcgactgcatttaaaataacacataggcgccaattTGATTGACAGCACTAGGTGCATAAGCCAATCCAATTAGCGTCACCTCTTTAAATTAGAGAGCAGACGTCAATTGGTCTGACACCTGTGCTTTCACGTTTTTGTTTTGGAAAGTTGGGTAGTTTGAAAATTAATCTAAAATGTAggttattttgattttttttaaactGGGTTATTTGGGTAAAAAATCTGAATTATTGTTGTTTGACTAAGTTGGATTAAATTAGACAACTCAATTGAATAAACGCTATTTATAACAAAATTATATATTTATTAAATTGATCGATCTAGATGACTCGATCTTAAAATAATATCACGACACTTATACAATTTTAAAATATCATAAATTCACATGTTTATTCTTTAAATTCAAATTCTAAATATAATCACCACACATAACAAAATCATACAAAATACAAATCTAAGTAAATTTTGGACAAGAGAAAATTGTTCCAAATAATTTTTGACCAAAGTCTAATTATATttaattttgttattttaatttttttttaccGAAACAATGTCATTTTGTCTGTAAAAAACACATTCATTTAACCTGATAGTTTTCCAAAATCCCCGGTGCATTTGATCGATTATGGTCGGTTCTCATTAGTTCAATAAAATACCCGATCCAACATTCAGACCAGATTGATGACCCTTCTGATTTTCGATTTGATCAGTCGATTCGATCCGATTTTTAAAATACTGTAACAAATTAACACCTCAACCATGCTTCAAAAGAAGAATGATTTTTCTGTCTCACCCCGCATTCATCCCACCCCACGCCTCAACCCTAAcctattaaatttattttattatttttatttttaataatttttctTCTAATTTACGTTTATTAAATAAGagatttttttacaaaaataacccactttttcaaggaaattcccaagatacctctggtttcaaaaaaaatccctaactaccccacttttaggaggagacgccaattcaattggcgactcctcttaaaaattgaatgcagacgccaattggattgactagggcatgtgccctagccaatccaattggcgcccctgtgtattacgtgagaggaggcgccaattggattgacgcctcag from Lathyrus oleraceus cultivar Zhongwan6 chromosome 7, CAAS_Psat_ZW6_1.0, whole genome shotgun sequence encodes the following:
- the LOC127104886 gene encoding uncharacterized protein LOC127104886 — protein: MDSVQHNGSCLNSTFDFRVSDIQEDLYKFHQGTLDVSKYFTHLKVLWDELENHRPIPSCSCAIPRSCSVIASVRRYREQDYVIRFLKGLNEKFTHSKSQITMRNLLLDIDKAFSLVIQQEREVNNVVSTIIPSIGNNEESIALNAQASHDAQHGKPNSYRGKYQGANGPRGQNRVSTHCGRTNNTIDTCFIKHGFPPGFKNKSKCNGSGSHNDATINSASKVYALGSTTSSYGFTQEKYNNILALVQQSKLPPTANSISTPLLSS